The Streptococcus sanguinis genomic sequence GAAAAGGCGGTGTCTTAACCCCTTGACCAACGGACCATATGGTATGCTCTCTTTCAGAACATATTCCATTATATCAGGTTTTTAAGCTTTGTCAACTCTTTTCCCTTTATTTTCGAAAATATCTTTCAGATATTTCACTCTTAAACGAGTGACCGGACAGCGATGATTTTCGTAAAAGATAATTTCTCGATTTTTCTTGTCATAATCAACAATGTTGCCAATATTAACCAGATAAGATTTATGTGGTGAAAAAAATCGTTTAGATTGCTGATCTTTTTCTTGAATATCTGTTATCGTTCCATAAAACTCCTTGAGAAAATTTTTACCGACAATCCGAAGTTTATGAGAGCTCCCTGTCGTTTCGATATACAAAATATCGTTATAAGGCATTCGAACATCATTGCCACGATAACTATATTCAAAATAATCTACCATATTGGTATTTTCAATTAGTGTACTCTTAGTGTAAAGAATACTGTCTTTGATTCTATTTTTAAAAGCATCATTGTTGATATCTTTATCAATAAAATCAAGTGCTGATACTTTATATTTAAAAGTCATAGTAGCAAATTCAGATTTTGAGGTTACAAAAACTATAATGGCATAAGGATTATGATGACGGATAAATTGAGCTACTTCCAGCCCTTTTGTTTCCTCTCCTTTAATGTCAATATCCAAAAAATAAAGCTGGTTAACGTCTCCATTTTCAATATATTTTTTGAATTCTTTGATTTTTCCTGTAACCTGAACCTGGATGTCAATTCCAAGTTCCTCAGCAATTTCTGCTAATGTCGTTTCCATCCTGACTTGATGAGATACGGTATCCTCTAAAACTAACACTTTCATAAATTCTATCTCCTAATTGTTAAAATCTGTGTAAAACTTCTTGGCTCAATTTGTGTATCAAGAGTGATAAATTCATACCTATCTAAAATTTCCTTGATGTTATTCAACCCGTAGCCTCTATTCTCTCCTTTAGTTGAAAATTCCGGCTGATAGAGTTCTTCCAAATCCAATTTTCCTTCTTTACGAGAATTTTGAACAACAAAAATGGTTCTATCATCCAGTTGAACCAGAGAAACATGGACTATTTTTTCTAAGCTGTCAATGGCACTCTCAATAGCATTATTTAATAAAATACTAGCAATTCTGACCAGATCTAACAACTTGATTGGAAGGCGTTCCACTTTATCCTTAACTTCAAAAGTCAGCTGAATCTGATGTTCACGCGCTTGAAAGATTGTCTCAGTCATGACACTCCTTAAAGCTGAATCTCCTACATTATTCAAATCAAAAACTGTATATTTATCTGAACGCAGGTTCAAATTTGCATCAGCCAAGACCTCTTGATAAATGTGCTCAATTTCCTTGATATCTCCAGTTTGAATAGCCACTTGCATACTTGTCAGCATGCTAGCATAATCATGACGAAATCCTTTGATTTCATAGTACAATCTCACAATTTCATCAGTATATTCCTGAAGTCGAAGCTGTTCAGATTCTTTTTGACGCAAACGCTCTTCTTTTTCGTATTTCTCACGGCTGTCCTTGAACGTCACCAAGGTAGAAAGAAAGGCCAAGAAACAAATAGTAGCAATCATACTGCTAAAACTGTTGAAATGCTTTATATTACTAATCCAGTGAGAGAGATTTAAAATCAGCCAATTCATTGCATATAAACTACTAATCATCAGAATCTGAGATTTAAAGAAACTTCTTTTAAGATAATCTATTCTGAAATCAAAAATATCAATAACTTTTACCATAAAGAACAAGGATATTAAGTTGATACATGTCAGAAACAAGCCCATGTACTGAGCTACAAAATCATCTCCTAAAACAGATGAAATAATAACTGAAAAGAAAGTAGTAGAGCTATCAATTGACAAACATAAAAAGAAGGAAAGTAAGAAAGATTGGTATCTTTTAATCTTTTCAACTCTACAAAAATACCAAACTATAAATAGAGGGAGAAAAAATGACAGCGCATATGATGGAAATGAGATTTCAAATGAAAACACATGCCCTAAAAAAGCAATTATAAACGGAATTATAATCTCAAGACCAAAGCAAACACCTACAAAAAAGTAAGTATGCTTAATTTTAGTGATTTTTGATAAAATCACTAAAAATGCAGCTACATTAATAAAAGGATGAACAATTAATCCTATTATTTCAAGTGACATAAATTTCTCCCCTAAACTTTAAAATTCTTATCTTCCAAAAATCCAATCCCATGGATTTGGAATACCTCTTATATCCCAAAAGGTTTGAACAAGTGAATTGCTATTTGCAGCAATTTGAAAAGAATAGATTTTCATAACTATCTCCTATCTTTTTATCTTGTAAGTCACCTTACATTTATCATTATAGAAAAATAGAAAGAGTTAGTGACAATTTTCCCTGAAATGTCATTTTTTATCCCCAAAATGACATTATACCAAAAAAATAGAAGAAAAAAACACGAAATATTGTAAAATACTTCGCATTTTTTTACCTTTCTGATCTCAGCAGGATTCGAACCTGCGACCGTTCGCTTAGAAGGCGAATGCTCTATCCAGCTGAGCTATGAGACCAATACTATCTCATTCTATCAGAAAATAGGATTGCCGTCAAGATTACTTATGATAAGGACTCCCCTGCTGAATCATAAAAGCTCGATAGATTTGCTCTATTAAAACAAGGCGCATCAGTTGATGAGGTAGCGTTAATTTGCCAAAACTCATCAGAAGATTTGCCCGTTTTTTTACTGCAGGAGATAAACCTAAACTTCCGCCAATAACAAAAGTGATATCAGAAAAGCCATGCACTGTAGTATCCATCATGAGCTGACTAAATTTTTCTGACGGAAATTGCTTTCCTTCAATTGCCAAAGCAATAACAAATTCACGCTCATTGATTTTAGCCAGAATTTTATTTCCTTCTTTTTCAAAAATCTGCTGATTTTCTAAATCACTAGCTTTATCAGGTGTTTTTTCATCCGCTAGCTCAACCATTTCCACCTTGCAGAATCGATTGAGACGCTTCATGTATTCGGCAATTCCATCCTTTAAATATTTTTCTTTCAGTTTTCCAACTGTTACAAGTTTTATTTTCATAAGTTTATTCTATCATATTCATCTATACTTCACACTTTATTAACAAGTAAAATTTATCTGGGAATCGGCTAATCTGTGTATTTTCTAATGCCTATCAACAGTTTTTCTAAGTTTTCCACAAGGTGTGGAAAACTTAGAGGATTTAAGTTATAATTAAGTTTAGCTAACTATAATTTCATCAATTGTAATTCAAGGAGGAAAACATGAAAAACTCTTCAAATGCCATCAAAAAGGCTTTA encodes the following:
- the comD gene encoding competence system sensor histidine kinase ComD, which produces MSLEIIGLIVHPFINVAAFLVILSKITKIKHTYFFVGVCFGLEIIIPFIIAFLGHVFSFEISFPSYALSFFLPLFIVWYFCRVEKIKRYQSFLLSFFLCLSIDSSTTFFSVIISSVLGDDFVAQYMGLFLTCINLISLFFMVKVIDIFDFRIDYLKRSFFKSQILMISSLYAMNWLILNLSHWISNIKHFNSFSSMIATICFLAFLSTLVTFKDSREKYEKEERLRQKESEQLRLQEYTDEIVRLYYEIKGFRHDYASMLTSMQVAIQTGDIKEIEHIYQEVLADANLNLRSDKYTVFDLNNVGDSALRSVMTETIFQAREHQIQLTFEVKDKVERLPIKLLDLVRIASILLNNAIESAIDSLEKIVHVSLVQLDDRTIFVVQNSRKEGKLDLEELYQPEFSTKGENRGYGLNNIKEILDRYEFITLDTQIEPRSFTQILTIRR
- the rlmH gene encoding 23S rRNA (pseudouridine(1915)-N(3))-methyltransferase RlmH, which encodes MKIKLVTVGKLKEKYLKDGIAEYMKRLNRFCKVEMVELADEKTPDKASDLENQQIFEKEGNKILAKINEREFVIALAIEGKQFPSEKFSQLMMDTTVHGFSDITFVIGGSLGLSPAVKKRANLLMSFGKLTLPHQLMRLVLIEQIYRAFMIQQGSPYHK
- the comE gene encoding competence system response regulator transcription factor ComE, which codes for MKVLVLEDTVSHQVRMETTLAEIAEELGIDIQVQVTGKIKEFKKYIENGDVNQLYFLDIDIKGEETKGLEVAQFIRHHNPYAIIVFVTSKSEFATMTFKYKVSALDFIDKDINNDAFKNRIKDSILYTKSTLIENTNMVDYFEYSYRGNDVRMPYNDILYIETTGSSHKLRIVGKNFLKEFYGTITDIQEKDQQSKRFFSPHKSYLVNIGNIVDYDKKNREIIFYENHRCPVTRLRVKYLKDIFENKGKRVDKA